One region of Oxalobacteraceae bacterium OTU3CAMAD1 genomic DNA includes:
- a CDS encoding response regulator transcription factor: MHVLVVEDDAVLADGLSRVLGGHGMVVEVVGDGSQADTLLQRAAQAEVIVLDIGLPGIDGFEVVRRLRARGSQVPVLLLTARDAIEDRVRGLELGADDYLVKPFATAELVARIKALARRNAPKPTVLALGDLALDLSAKRARVRDKTVELSVREWAVLEYLLQHGARVVSKQQIIEAILPWGDDLTLNAVEVYISRLRLKIADAGVSIRTIRGFGYMLELAPARGADD, from the coding sequence ATGCATGTACTTGTAGTGGAAGACGACGCGGTACTCGCCGACGGCCTGAGCCGCGTGTTGGGCGGCCATGGTATGGTGGTCGAGGTGGTCGGCGACGGCTCCCAGGCCGACACGCTGTTGCAGCGCGCCGCCCAGGCCGAGGTTATCGTGCTCGACATCGGCCTGCCGGGCATTGACGGCTTCGAGGTGGTGCGCCGCCTGCGCGCGCGCGGCAGCCAGGTGCCGGTGCTGTTGCTGACGGCGCGCGACGCCATCGAGGACCGCGTGCGCGGACTGGAACTGGGCGCCGACGACTATCTGGTCAAACCCTTCGCCACCGCCGAGCTGGTCGCGCGGATCAAGGCCCTGGCGCGGCGCAATGCGCCCAAGCCGACGGTGCTGGCGCTGGGCGACCTGGCGCTGGACCTGTCGGCCAAGCGGGCGCGGGTGCGCGACAAAACCGTCGAGCTGTCGGTGCGGGAATGGGCGGTGCTCGAATACCTGCTGCAGCACGGCGCGCGGGTGGTGTCCAAGCAGCAGATCATCGAAGCCATCCTGCCGTGGGGCGACGACCTGACCCTGAACGCGGTCGAAGTGTACATCTCGCGGCTGCGGCTGAAGATCGCCGACGCCGGCGTTTCGATCCGCACCATCCGTGGTTTCGGCTACATGCTGGAGCTGGCGCCCGCGCGGGGTGCGGATGACTAG
- a CDS encoding response regulator transcription factor, with product MIRVAICDDHQIVRAGFKQIFSASDDFDVVAEAGTGREALDIARREICDVLLLDIAMPDQSGIDTLRTIRQGQPDLPVLILSGYPAQQYALNLFKMGANGYLNKECEADELITAVRTVYQGRRYVSSTVGELLAQSFDRDPNTALHTELSDREFQVFLRLARGATVSDIGVALSLSIKTVSTYRTRIMEKMGMQSNSDLTYYAMKNNLLD from the coding sequence ATGATACGCGTTGCCATTTGTGACGACCATCAGATAGTAAGAGCAGGATTTAAACAGATTTTTTCGGCGTCGGACGATTTCGACGTGGTCGCGGAAGCCGGTACGGGGCGTGAAGCGCTCGATATTGCTCGCCGCGAGATTTGCGACGTGTTGCTGCTCGATATCGCCATGCCCGACCAGAGCGGCATCGATACCTTGCGCACGATACGCCAGGGGCAGCCCGATCTGCCGGTGCTGATTCTGTCCGGGTATCCGGCACAGCAGTACGCACTGAACTTGTTCAAAATGGGCGCCAACGGCTATTTGAACAAGGAATGCGAGGCCGACGAGCTGATCACCGCCGTGCGCACCGTGTATCAGGGCCGTCGCTATGTCAGCTCGACCGTCGGCGAATTGCTGGCGCAAAGCTTCGACCGCGACCCCAACACGGCGCTGCACACCGAGTTGTCCGACCGCGAGTTCCAGGTTTTCCTGCGGCTGGCGCGCGGCGCGACGGTGTCCGATATCGGCGTGGCGTTGTCATTAAGCATCAAAACCGTCAGCACCTACCGCACCCGCATCATGGAAAAGATGGGGATGCAGTCGAACAGCGATTTAACATATTACGCAATGAAAAATAACTTGCTGGACTGA
- a CDS encoding MerR family transcriptional regulator, translating into MNDRLAKSELVVLPPIPAKRYFTIGEVSELCGVKPHVLRYWEQEFTQLKPVKRRGNRRYYQHHEVLLIRRIRELLYEQGFTISGARNKLDSRAVDGAAAEYDGGFGEEAKAVPAPLDRELIRSELLSILSLLQQD; encoded by the coding sequence ATGAACGATCGTCTCGCCAAGTCCGAACTGGTCGTCCTGCCGCCGATACCGGCCAAGCGCTACTTCACCATCGGTGAGGTCAGCGAGCTGTGCGGCGTCAAGCCGCATGTGCTGCGTTACTGGGAGCAGGAATTCACCCAGCTCAAGCCCGTCAAACGGCGCGGCAACCGCCGCTATTACCAGCACCACGAAGTGCTGTTGATACGCCGCATCCGCGAGCTGTTGTACGAGCAAGGCTTCACCATCAGCGGGGCGCGCAATAAACTGGACAGCCGTGCTGTCGATGGCGCGGCGGCGGAGTATGATGGCGGTTTCGGCGAAGAGGCTAAAGCGGTTCCCGCTCCGTTGGACCGGGAACTGATACGCAGCGAACTGCTTTCCATCCTCAGTCTGCTCCAGCAAGACTAG
- the infC gene encoding translation initiation factor IF-3 has translation MRLSGVENEPLGIVTLAEAFRLAEEANVDLVEIAPTAVPPVCRLMDYGKFKYSEQKKAHEAKLKQKIIAVKEVKFRPGTDDGDYNIKLRNLIKFLDEGDKTKITLRFRGREMAHQDIGFRMLERLKADLEPYGQVEQFPKMEGRQMIMVLSPKKKK, from the coding sequence ATGCGTTTAAGTGGGGTCGAGAACGAGCCGCTCGGTATCGTCACTTTGGCCGAAGCCTTCCGCCTGGCGGAAGAGGCCAATGTCGACCTGGTCGAGATCGCGCCAACGGCGGTACCGCCGGTTTGCCGTTTGATGGACTACGGCAAATTCAAGTATTCGGAGCAGAAGAAGGCTCACGAAGCTAAATTGAAACAGAAAATCATCGCCGTGAAGGAAGTCAAATTCCGTCCGGGTACCGATGACGGTGACTACAATATCAAGCTGCGTAACCTCATCAAGTTCCTTGATGAAGGCGACAAAACCAAGATCACGCTGCGTTTCCGCGGTCGTGAGATGGCGCACCAGGATATTGGCTTCCGCATGCTGGAACGTCTGAAAGCCGATCTGGAGCCGTACGGCCAGGTCGAGCAGTTCCCGAAAATGGAAGGCCGCCAGATGATCATGGTGCTGTCTCCTAAGAAGAAAAAGTAA
- a CDS encoding CHASE3 domain-containing protein has product MYFTVETAPHHRLPLYKTVLCVTCALLLIVNGFSLFYNLQALRGAQVLLGQSARVADRLQYLNVLVLDAESSMRGYFLSGSDAYLGPTRTALVDSEHEFKELQKLLADNPTQLKNLTQLQTLVRRRLTTVSQAIDVYREGGLEEIVKIAKLSDGRGSMDEIRLQVVIMEQEQNETMATRSAMFYQEYQKAVLLGMSINAVAIVVLIMFYQLVRRSFANRAQVEHALQAANETLETQVEQRTEQLSVLSRHLISISEEEKVRLSRELHDEMGAFLTSISMDIAAVTQQLQKNQPEMAAQLKRARGTLMEAVEMKRRIVENLRPSLLDNLGLCAAIESYCDEFSRMAQVRCDCDVAADIEALGRDSGDLSIALFRIVQESLTNIRKYAKASRVTVTLNRNQEVLMLRIIDDGIGIDANNIVKPMSHGLLGMRERALLLGGTMTIRRGRNDTGTCIEVAIPLRKSDGGKEAGSQPAQAPGQERRMQPRTVEAMMAATAPTPAPLPPLPSAITDVLNSVLHQPEDDHTQSSQPYSTHPHNPPSLSDQAR; this is encoded by the coding sequence ATGTATTTCACCGTCGAAACAGCGCCGCATCACCGCCTGCCGCTGTACAAGACCGTATTGTGCGTGACCTGCGCCCTGCTGCTGATCGTGAACGGCTTCAGCCTGTTTTACAATCTGCAGGCCCTGCGCGGCGCCCAAGTGCTGCTCGGACAGAGCGCGCGCGTCGCCGACCGCCTGCAATACCTCAACGTCCTGGTGCTCGACGCCGAAAGCAGCATGCGCGGCTATTTCCTGTCCGGCAGCGACGCGTATCTCGGGCCGACCCGCACCGCGCTGGTCGACAGCGAACACGAATTCAAGGAACTGCAAAAGCTGCTGGCCGATAATCCGACCCAGCTCAAGAATCTGACCCAGCTGCAAACCCTGGTGCGCCGCCGCCTGACCACCGTCAGCCAGGCGATCGACGTCTACCGTGAAGGCGGTCTCGAGGAGATCGTCAAGATCGCCAAACTGAGCGACGGGCGCGGCAGCATGGATGAGATCCGCCTGCAGGTCGTCATCATGGAGCAGGAGCAGAACGAGACCATGGCCACGCGTAGTGCCATGTTCTATCAGGAATATCAAAAGGCCGTGTTGCTCGGCATGAGCATCAACGCCGTCGCCATCGTGGTGCTGATCATGTTCTATCAACTGGTGCGGCGCAGCTTCGCCAACCGGGCCCAAGTCGAGCACGCGCTGCAGGCGGCCAACGAAACATTGGAAACGCAGGTCGAGCAGCGGACCGAGCAGCTATCCGTGCTGTCGCGCCACCTGATCAGTATCAGCGAGGAGGAAAAGGTCAGGCTCTCGCGCGAGTTGCACGACGAGATGGGGGCCTTCCTGACCTCGATCAGCATGGACATCGCCGCCGTCACCCAGCAGTTGCAAAAGAACCAGCCCGAGATGGCCGCCCAGCTCAAGCGCGCGCGCGGCACCCTGATGGAGGCGGTGGAGATGAAGCGCCGCATCGTCGAGAACCTGCGACCCAGCCTGCTGGACAATCTGGGCCTGTGCGCCGCCATCGAAAGTTATTGCGACGAGTTCAGCCGCATGGCGCAGGTGCGCTGCGATTGCGACGTCGCCGCCGATATCGAGGCGCTGGGCCGCGACTCCGGCGACCTGTCGATCGCCTTGTTCCGCATCGTGCAGGAATCGCTCACCAATATCCGCAAGTACGCCAAGGCCAGCCGCGTGACGGTGACCTTGAACCGCAATCAGGAAGTGCTGATGCTGCGCATTATCGACGACGGTATCGGCATCGACGCCAACAACATCGTCAAGCCGATGTCGCACGGCCTGCTGGGCATGCGCGAGCGCGCCTTGCTGCTGGGCGGGACGATGACGATACGGCGCGGACGCAATGATACGGGGACCTGCATCGAGGTGGCCATTCCGCTGCGTAAGAGCGATGGCGGGAAGGAAGCGGGAAGTCAGCCGGCCCAAGCGCCGGGACAAGAGCGCCGCATGCAGCCGAGGACGGTGGAGGCGATGATGGCGGCAACGGCGCCAACGCCGGCGCCTTTGCCGCCGCTGCCATCCGCCATCACGGACGTTCTTAACAGCGTGCTACATCAACCAGAAGACGATCATACTCAGTCTTCGCAACCTTATAGCACTCACCCGCATAATCCTCCAAGCCTGAGCGATCAAGCACGGTGA
- the rplT gene encoding 50S ribosomal protein L20 produces the protein MPRVKRGVTARARHKKVLNLAKGYRGRRSKVYRVAKQAVMRAGQYAYRDRRNKKRVFRRLWIARINAASREHGVTYSVFMNGLKKASIELDRKVLADMAVMDKPAFAAIVNAVKAKIAA, from the coding sequence ATGCCTAGAGTAAAACGTGGGGTTACAGCTCGTGCCCGTCATAAAAAAGTCTTAAACCTGGCCAAAGGTTACCGTGGTCGTCGCAGCAAGGTTTACCGTGTTGCCAAGCAAGCAGTTATGCGCGCTGGCCAATACGCCTACCGCGACCGTCGTAACAAGAAGCGCGTCTTCCGCCGCCTGTGGATCGCTCGTATCAACGCCGCTTCCCGTGAGCATGGCGTGACGTACAGCGTCTTCATGAACGGTCTGAAAAAAGCTTCGATCGAACTGGACCGTAAGGTTCTGGCCGATATGGCAGTGATGGACAAGCCGGCCTTCGCCGCGATTGTCAACGCTGTGAAAGCAAAAATCGCTGCGTAA
- the pheS gene encoding phenylalanine--tRNA ligase subunit alpha, whose translation MDSLEQLVASAVQDFTVAQDDAAALENAKAKYLGKTGQITELMKGLGKLDPEARKAQGALINAAKGQIEAALTARRDALADAQMQTRLNAEAIDVSLPGRGRAGGGLHPVMRTWERVEEIFRSIGFDVADGPEIENDWTNFTALNSPENHPARSMQDTFYIEGNDSEGKPLLLRTHTSPMQVRYARSHTPPIKVIAPGRTYRVDSDATHSPMFHQVEGLWIAENISFADLKGVYLNFVKAFFETDDLQVRFRPSYFPFTEPSAEIDIAFGSGPLKGRWLEISGSGQVHPSVVRNFGLDPEKYIGFAFGSGLERLTMLRYGVSDLRLFYEGDLRFLKQFN comes from the coding sequence ATGGACTCCCTGGAACAACTCGTCGCCTCAGCAGTGCAGGATTTCACGGTCGCGCAAGATGACGCCGCCGCGCTGGAAAATGCCAAAGCCAAATATCTGGGCAAGACCGGCCAGATCACCGAATTGATGAAGGGTCTGGGCAAGCTCGACCCCGAGGCACGCAAGGCGCAGGGCGCCCTGATCAACGCGGCCAAGGGCCAGATCGAAGCGGCCTTGACGGCCCGGCGCGACGCGCTGGCCGACGCCCAGATGCAAACCCGTTTGAACGCCGAGGCCATCGATGTCTCGCTGCCTGGCCGCGGACGCGCCGGCGGCGGTTTGCATCCGGTCATGCGCACCTGGGAACGTGTGGAGGAAATCTTCCGCTCGATCGGTTTCGACGTGGCCGACGGCCCCGAGATCGAAAACGACTGGACCAACTTTACCGCCTTGAACAGCCCGGAGAACCATCCGGCCCGTTCGATGCAGGATACTTTCTACATCGAAGGCAACGACAGCGAAGGCAAGCCGCTGCTGCTGCGCACGCACACCAGCCCGATGCAGGTGCGTTACGCCCGCAGCCACACGCCGCCGATCAAGGTGATCGCGCCGGGCCGCACCTACCGCGTCGACAGCGACGCCACGCACTCGCCGATGTTCCACCAGGTCGAGGGCCTGTGGATCGCCGAGAACATCAGCTTCGCCGACCTCAAGGGCGTGTACCTGAACTTCGTCAAGGCCTTCTTCGAGACCGACGATTTGCAGGTACGCTTCCGTCCGTCGTATTTCCCGTTCACCGAACCGTCGGCCGAGATCGATATCGCCTTCGGCTCCGGACCGCTGAAGGGCCGCTGGCTGGAAATTTCCGGCTCGGGCCAGGTGCATCCGTCGGTGGTGCGCAACTTCGGCCTGGACCCGGAAAAGTACATCGGCTTCGCGTTCGGCTCCGGCCTCGAGCGCCTGACGATGCTGCGCTACGGCGTCAGCGACTTGCGCCTGTTCTACGAAGGCGACCTGCGCTTCCTGAAGCAGTTCAACTAA
- the pheT gene encoding phenylalanine--tRNA ligase subunit beta — protein MQFSENWLRTMVDPKMTSDELAHLLTMSGLEVEEVEAVAPPFSNVVVGLVRDMAKHPNADRLNVCQVDVGTGTLLNIVCGAPNVRPGLKVVCAMAGAVLPPGADGKPFEIKVGQLRGVESQGMLCSAKELKLSEEGSGLLELPDDAPVGKNFRDYYALNDLKFTIKLTPNKADCLSVLGVAREVSALTGVALHAPQFRNAAVNSDEVLPVKISAPDLCGRFSGRVIRNLNAKAATPDWMKQRLERSGQRSVSALVDISNYVMLELGRPSHVFDLAKIHGGLDVRWGKAGETLKLLNGNTVNIDEWVGVIADDKEIESLAGIMGGDATAVSLETESIYLEAAFWWPNAIQGRARKYNFSTDAAHRFERGVDYATTVEHIERITSLLIEICGTAATKVGPVDDQIVNIPQREPVKMRTARAQKVIGVALDDKVVADIFTRLALPFTSEDGVFAVTSPSYRFDIEIEEDLIEEVARVYGFENIPTVAPVAANTMIIAPENTRSLFAVRHQLADLGFQEVVNMSFVEAAWEQDFGGNTNPIKLQNPIASQMSVMRSTLVGSLVANVRYNLNRKTNRVRVFEVGAIYQRDDSVPDGPLTVAGYNQPKRVAAIAYGTVADEQWGQDSRAVDFFDLKADLEHLFAPLQLRFVKAEHPALHPGRSAQVLLDGKVIGFIGELHPRWMQKYELPQAPVVFEVDAIALQQRSVPEYAEISKFPGATRDLAVVVKQDVPAQDLLDAFNAAVQASPQGKIVQAIVLFDEYRGKGLEQDEKSLAFRFSLQDTQNTLQDDVVEVIMAAAGDAAKQKHGARLRT, from the coding sequence ATGCAATTCTCCGAAAACTGGCTCCGTACCATGGTCGATCCGAAGATGACTTCGGACGAACTGGCCCATCTGCTGACGATGTCCGGCCTGGAAGTGGAAGAAGTCGAAGCGGTCGCGCCGCCGTTCTCCAATGTCGTCGTCGGACTGGTGCGCGACATGGCCAAGCATCCGAACGCGGACCGCCTCAACGTCTGTCAGGTCGATGTCGGCACCGGCACCTTGCTCAACATCGTCTGCGGCGCGCCGAACGTGCGCCCGGGCCTGAAGGTCGTGTGCGCCATGGCCGGCGCCGTGCTGCCGCCGGGCGCCGACGGCAAGCCGTTTGAAATCAAGGTTGGCCAGCTGCGCGGCGTCGAGTCGCAGGGCATGCTGTGCTCGGCCAAGGAACTGAAATTGTCGGAAGAGGGCAGCGGCCTGCTGGAACTGCCGGACGATGCGCCGGTCGGCAAGAACTTCCGCGACTACTACGCGCTGAACGACCTCAAGTTCACCATCAAGCTGACCCCGAACAAGGCGGACTGCCTGTCGGTGCTGGGCGTGGCGCGCGAAGTGTCGGCGCTGACGGGCGTCGCGCTGCACGCGCCGCAGTTCCGCAACGCCGCCGTCAACAGCGACGAAGTGCTGCCGGTGAAAATCTCGGCGCCGGACCTGTGCGGCCGTTTCTCCGGCCGCGTGATCCGCAACCTCAACGCCAAGGCCGCCACGCCGGACTGGATGAAGCAGCGCCTCGAGCGCAGCGGCCAGCGCTCGGTGTCGGCGCTGGTGGACATCTCCAACTACGTCATGCTGGAACTGGGCCGTCCGAGCCACGTGTTCGACCTGGCCAAGATCCACGGCGGCCTCGACGTCCGCTGGGGCAAGGCCGGCGAAACCCTGAAGCTGTTGAACGGTAACACCGTCAACATCGACGAATGGGTCGGCGTGATCGCCGACGACAAGGAAATCGAATCGCTGGCCGGCATCATGGGTGGCGACGCCACCGCCGTCTCGCTGGAGACCGAGTCGATCTACCTGGAAGCGGCGTTCTGGTGGCCGAACGCCATCCAGGGCCGCGCCCGCAAATACAACTTCTCGACCGACGCGGCGCACCGCTTCGAGCGCGGCGTCGACTACGCGACCACGGTCGAGCACATCGAGCGCATCACCTCGCTGCTGATCGAAATCTGCGGCACGGCGGCGACCAAGGTCGGTCCGGTCGACGACCAGATCGTCAACATCCCGCAACGCGAACCGGTGAAAATGCGTACCGCCCGCGCGCAAAAAGTCATCGGCGTGGCGCTGGACGACAAGGTCGTGGCCGATATCTTCACCCGCCTGGCGTTGCCGTTCACCTCGGAGGACGGAGTCTTCGCCGTGACCTCGCCAAGTTACCGCTTCGACATCGAAATCGAGGAAGATTTGATCGAGGAAGTCGCGCGCGTCTACGGCTTCGAGAACATCCCGACCGTGGCCCCGGTGGCCGCCAACACGATGATCATCGCGCCGGAAAACACCCGTTCGCTGTTCGCCGTGCGCCACCAGTTGGCCGACCTGGGCTTCCAGGAAGTGGTCAACATGAGCTTTGTGGAAGCGGCCTGGGAGCAGGACTTCGGCGGCAACACCAATCCGATCAAGCTGCAGAACCCGATCGCCAGCCAGATGAGCGTGATGCGCTCGACCCTGGTCGGCAGCCTGGTCGCCAACGTGCGCTACAACCTCAACCGCAAGACCAACCGCGTGCGGGTGTTCGAAGTCGGCGCCATCTACCAGCGCGACGACAGCGTGCCGGACGGTCCGCTGACGGTGGCCGGCTACAACCAGCCAAAGCGCGTCGCCGCGATCGCCTACGGCACCGTGGCGGACGAGCAATGGGGCCAGGATAGCCGCGCGGTCGACTTCTTCGACCTGAAGGCGGACCTCGAGCACCTGTTCGCGCCGCTGCAGCTGCGCTTCGTCAAGGCCGAACATCCGGCCTTGCACCCGGGCCGCTCGGCGCAGGTGCTGCTGGACGGAAAGGTGATCGGCTTCATCGGCGAGCTGCATCCGCGCTGGATGCAGAAGTACGAGCTGCCGCAGGCGCCGGTCGTGTTCGAGGTGGATGCAATTGCACTGCAGCAACGATCCGTGCCAGAATATGCCGAGATTTCCAAGTTCCCAGGCGCCACGCGCGATCTGGCCGTCGTCGTCAAGCAAGACGTGCCGGCGCAGGATTTGTTGGACGCGTTTAATGCTGCCGTGCAAGCAAGTCCACAAGGAAAGATCGTGCAAGCCATTGTTTTGTTTGATGAATATCGTGGAAAAGGTTTGGAGCAGGACGAGAAATCGCTTGCTTTCCGCTTTAGCTTGCAAGATACTCAAAACACGCTGCAGGACGATGTTGTCGAGGTCATCATGGCTGCGGCAGGCGATGCGGCCAAGCAAAAACACGGCGCCCGCTTGCGCACGTAA
- a CDS encoding integration host factor subunit alpha yields MQVAKVRQDAEKDLPTLTKAELAELLFEQVGLNKREAKDMVETFFDEIRNALERGEAVKLSGFGNFQLRDKPQRPGRNPKTGEEIPITARRVVTFHASQKLKGMVEETNPMARAA; encoded by the coding sequence ATGCAGGTCGCCAAGGTACGCCAGGATGCGGAAAAAGATTTGCCCACGCTGACCAAGGCGGAGCTGGCCGAACTGCTGTTCGAACAGGTCGGTCTGAACAAGCGCGAGGCCAAGGACATGGTGGAGACCTTCTTCGACGAGATCCGCAACGCGCTCGAGCGTGGCGAAGCCGTCAAGCTGTCCGGGTTCGGCAACTTCCAGTTGCGCGACAAGCCGCAGCGTCCGGGGCGCAATCCCAAGACCGGCGAGGAAATCCCGATCACGGCGCGCCGCGTCGTGACCTTCCATGCGAGTCAAAAACTCAAGGGCATGGTCGAAGAGACCAATCCGATGGCGCGTGCCGCCTGA
- a CDS encoding HAMP domain-containing histidine kinase yields the protein MTSIRLRLLKTLIVPILLINLAGGALAYMLAWLPAQIAFDQNESGAQAQVQARDQAGAGQAAPTGQIAPGQASNKHVQMRQAVVRGLVLLEVLIALACIGLIWFSVSNGLRPLNRLRAGLNARDGDDLAPIAVADVPYELEPVVSAFNGLLDKVGEGARARQDFLANVAHQLRTPLAGLKTQLEWLGARHAEPDTAHSVKLMLSATERMIRQTNQLLSLARAEPNHFEKTRLEAVALNELVEDAIQSFVDQATSKGIDIGFDLRPVEISGDRFLLRDLIDNLIDNAIRYTPAGGTVTVACRADEGGGGMLTVEDSGPGIPAAKREQVFSRYVRLDDKTHGSGLGLAIVRDIAVVHGASLSIADAAGGQGALFTVRFNLWATSA from the coding sequence ATGACTAGCATCCGGCTGCGCCTGCTCAAGACGCTGATCGTGCCCATCCTGCTGATCAACCTGGCGGGCGGGGCGTTGGCCTACATGCTGGCGTGGCTGCCCGCGCAAATCGCTTTCGACCAAAACGAGTCCGGGGCACAGGCACAGGTGCAAGCTCGGGACCAGGCCGGCGCTGGACAAGCGGCGCCAACCGGACAGATCGCACCCGGCCAGGCGTCGAACAAGCACGTGCAGATGCGCCAGGCGGTGGTGCGCGGGCTGGTGCTGCTGGAGGTCTTGATCGCGCTCGCCTGCATCGGCTTAATCTGGTTCTCGGTCAGCAACGGGCTGCGGCCGCTGAACCGACTGCGTGCCGGTCTCAACGCGCGCGACGGCGACGACCTTGCGCCGATCGCCGTCGCCGATGTCCCCTATGAACTGGAGCCTGTGGTGTCGGCCTTTAATGGCCTGCTGGACAAGGTGGGCGAGGGCGCCAGGGCGCGGCAGGACTTCCTGGCCAACGTCGCGCACCAGTTGCGCACGCCGCTGGCGGGGCTGAAGACGCAGCTCGAATGGCTGGGCGCGCGCCACGCCGAGCCGGACACGGCGCACTCGGTCAAGCTGATGCTGTCGGCCACCGAGCGCATGATCCGTCAAACCAACCAGCTGCTGTCGCTCGCGCGCGCCGAACCGAACCACTTTGAAAAGACGCGGCTGGAAGCGGTGGCGTTGAACGAGCTGGTCGAGGACGCGATTCAATCCTTCGTCGACCAGGCCACAAGCAAAGGGATCGACATCGGTTTCGATTTGCGGCCGGTGGAGATCAGCGGCGACCGTTTCCTGCTGCGCGACCTGATCGACAACCTGATCGACAACGCGATCCGCTACACGCCGGCGGGCGGCACGGTGACGGTGGCATGCCGGGCGGACGAGGGTGGCGGCGGTATGCTGACGGTCGAGGACAGCGGCCCCGGCATTCCGGCGGCCAAGCGCGAGCAAGTCTTCAGCCGCTACGTCCGGCTCGACGACAAGACCCACGGCAGCGGCCTGGGGCTGGCGATCGTGCGCGACATCGCCGTCGTCCACGGCGCCTCGCTGAGCATCGCCGACGCCGCCGGCGGCCAGGGCGCCCTGTTCACGGTCCGTTTCAACCTTTGGGCCACGTCCGCGTGA
- a CDS encoding Crp/Fnr family transcriptional regulator has protein sequence MNNTQVNATEKSTVSSTMAVDSKEFKVASRPVVSYSGTQQNELLAALPRDVLESLFEHLELVTLPFGKELFEFGGAMEYVHFPTTAIVSLLYVMEDGATTEIAVVGHEGVVGVSLFDGERAMCSAVVQAAGYGYRMKAQHLRDAFNQGGALPALLMRYNTALFAQMAQNAVGGRHSSIEQKLCRWLLDRLDRSPSNELKVTQEMISIMLGVRRESITAAAGKLQEEGLITYRRGNITVLDRSGLEDYAGECYKVAKTEYDRLLVDVARC, from the coding sequence ATGAACAACACCCAAGTCAACGCAACCGAGAAATCCACCGTATCCAGCACCATGGCGGTCGATTCAAAAGAATTTAAGGTTGCGTCGCGGCCTGTTGTCAGCTACAGCGGCACCCAGCAAAACGAACTGCTGGCCGCGCTTCCGCGTGACGTGCTCGAGTCGTTGTTCGAACACCTGGAACTTGTCACCCTGCCCTTTGGCAAAGAACTGTTTGAATTCGGCGGCGCGATGGAGTACGTCCATTTCCCCACCACCGCCATCGTGTCGCTGCTGTATGTGATGGAAGACGGCGCCACCACCGAGATCGCCGTCGTCGGCCATGAAGGCGTGGTTGGCGTGTCGCTGTTCGACGGCGAGCGCGCCATGTGCAGCGCCGTGGTGCAGGCCGCCGGTTACGGCTACCGCATGAAGGCCCAGCACCTGCGCGACGCCTTCAACCAGGGCGGCGCCCTGCCCGCGCTGCTGATGCGCTACAACACCGCGCTGTTCGCGCAGATGGCGCAAAACGCCGTCGGCGGCCGCCACAGCTCGATCGAACAAAAGCTGTGCCGCTGGCTGCTGGACCGCCTGGACCGCTCGCCATCGAACGAACTGAAAGTAACGCAGGAAATGATTTCGATCATGCTGGGCGTGCGCCGCGAGAGCATCACCGCCGCCGCCGGCAAGCTGCAGGAAGAAGGCTTGATCACCTACCGCCGTGGCAACATCACCGTGCTTGATCGCTCAGGCTTGGAGGATTATGCGGGTGAGTGCTATAAGGTTGCGAAGACTGAGTATGATCGTCTTCTGGTTGATGTAGCACGCTGTTAA
- the rpmI gene encoding 50S ribosomal protein L35, translated as MPKMKTKSSAKKRFRVRPGGTVKSGHAFKRHILTKKTTKSKRQLRGITNVDAADVKSVLRMMPSA; from the coding sequence ATGCCAAAAATGAAAACCAAAAGCTCCGCGAAGAAACGTTTTCGCGTGCGTCCAGGTGGTACTGTTAAGAGTGGTCACGCGTTCAAACGCCACATTCTGACCAAGAAAACCACCAAGTCGAAGCGCCAATTGCGCGGTATCACGAATGTCGATGCGGCTGACGTGAAATCCGTCCTGCGCATGATGCCATCCGCTTAA